CTAAACTTCTAGCAATTGTTTCCTGTTTCTTGGACTTCCAAGATATCAATGCATTACCAAACTTAACCGCATATCATGTTATTGATCTTCTTGTTTGTAAGCAACTACCTCAATCTGAGTCACAATAAGCTTCAAGTTTCCCAGATCCTTCTGAGGGCATCAGTAGACCAAGTCCTGGAGCTGTCTTGATGTACTTGACAACTCTTAGAGCAACATCCATATGAGACGGCTTAGGTCTGTGCATAAACTGACTAAGTACCTGAACTACATATGAGATATCAATTCTAGTCATGGTAAGATACAGAAGTCTACCTATCAACCTATGATAAGGACCAACATTCTCCAGTTCTTTGTCTTCTGTATCAGTTTCATTAGAGGGGCTTTTGCTAATGAAACTATCAAACTCAACAGAGGTGAGTTTAGAGCTGGTCGGTGTACCAGCAGGTTTGGCGCCACCAAGTCCCAGTTCAGCAATTAACTCCAATGCATACTTCCTTTGGCTCATTACAATCCCTTGGTTTGACCTGGAAAACTCTATTCCTAGAAAGAACTTAAGTTCACCCAGATCCTTCTTCTTAAACTTGAGCTTTAAATCATTTCTAGTTTGTAAGATTAGGATTGGACTGCTTCCTGCTACCAGTAGATGATCAACATAGACTAGTACTAGTACCAGTTCTGTCTACACCTTTTTTTGTAAATAATGAATAGTCAAAATGAATTTGAGTGAATCCAAGCTGAACTAATGCATCTGTGAGCTTCTTGTTCCACTGTCTAGGGGCCTGTTTAAGTCTATACAAGGACTTATGAAGTTTGCAAGCCATTTGTTTCCCTCCCTGTCTTGCAAAACCAGGAGGAACTTCCATGTAGACTTCTTCAAGCAAATCTCCATACAAAAATGCATTGTGGACATCCATCTGATAGATGAACCACTGCTTGGCAGCAGCCATGGCCAGAATAGACCTCACAGTGACCATTTTAGCCACTGGAGAGAAGGTTTTAGTGCAATCTAGACCCTCTTGTTGACTGTAACCTTTGGCTACAAGTCAAGCCTTATATCTTTTTACCTCTTCTGAAGAAGTGTACTTAACTTTAAAACCCCATTTGCAACCAATGGGCATCTTTCCTGGAGGTAAAGCAACTATACTCCAGGTGTTGTTATTCTCCAAAGCTGAAATTTCATCCTTAATTGCAGCAACCCACTTAGGATCTTTGACAGCTTCAGCAAATGTCTTTGGTTCAATAATGGCAGAATAAGCTGCCAAGGCACTACCAAAGGATGATGAGACATTATCATAGCTGACACAGGTGGAAATAGGATAGCAGAAATGAGCCTTCCCTCTGTTATGAGTGACATAGTCCTTCATCCAAATAGGAGGTTTACTATCTCTACTGGACCTTCTGGTAAGAGAAGCCTCAGGAGAAGGCAATGGTGAAGATAAGGTCAAGCGTGGCTCAGCTGGTAGAGACACTGAAACATCATGATCACCAGCAGATGAAGTTTCACCAGTACTTGCTGTAGTTTTACCTGATGTGGTGTGGAGAGGAAACTCACCAccaggtgaagaagatgaaggagtagAAGGTGTAGAAGGAGAAAACTGAGAGTGCTGAGAGGGTGACTTGTTTTCAGGAGAAGAGAGGAGAACAGAAGTAAGATCCAATACAGGGAATATAGAGGAGGTAGTATGAGCAAACTTGAAAGGAAACACATATTCCTTGAACACAACATCTTGACTGATAGTGAAGGTCTTGGAGTGAATACCATACACTTTGTAACCCTTTTGTGTCATAGAATAGCCCAAGAAGACAACTGGGACTGCTTTGGGAGCAAATTTATCATATTTCCTCACCTCTGTAACATAACCAAGACAGCCAAACACTCTCATATGTTCTAAGGAAGGAGCATGACTAAGTAAAACTTCAAAAGGAGATTTTCCTTGAATCACAGTCGAGGGCAGTCTATTGATGATAAACAC
The sequence above is drawn from the Nicotiana tabacum cultivar K326 chromosome 13, ASM71507v2, whole genome shotgun sequence genome and encodes:
- the LOC142168309 gene encoding uncharacterized protein LOC142168309 produces the protein MRVFGCLGYVTEVRKYDKFAPKAVPVVFLGYSMTQKGYKVYGIHSKTFTISQDVVFKEYVFPFKFAHTTSSIFPVLDLTSVLLSSPENKSPSQHSQFSPSTPSTPSSSSPGGEFPLHTTSGKTTASTGETSSAGDHDVSVSLPAEPRLTLSSPLPSPEASLTRRSSRDSKPPIWMKDYVTHNRGKAHFCYPISTCVSYDNVSSSFGSALAAYSAIIEPKTFAEAVKDPKWVAAIKDEISALENNNTWSIVALPPGKMPIGCKWGFKVKYTSSEEVKRYKA